One part of the Anaeromyxobacter sp. Fw109-5 genome encodes these proteins:
- a CDS encoding protein NO VEIN domain-containing protein: protein MNLSELKPGIVVRGPMLPEPVEVLVVTPLGEVVKLTGAGQRTGQVHQRVLHPDQLALLEASPEAEPFDGNPLHFKLGVEAARLGLAYEYDPYFSLSIARVDPLPHQLEAVYDYFLKLPRIRFLLADDPGAGKTIMAGLLLKELKIRGLVTRTLIVAPANLTFQWQRELKDKFREQFDVMRGEVLRTQYGQNPWQERNQVVTSVSWISRVEDAKESLLRSSWDLVIVDEAHKMSAYSSDKKTLAFQIGEALSQRTDHFLLMTATPHKGDPENFRLFLSLLDRDVYGDVKSLEEAMRRHAAPFYLRRLKEALVSFPDPETGEVKKLFPNRDVRTTKFELDGDEFDFYDALTRYVEDQSIKASAAENVQANILSFQMAMLQRRFASSIYAVRRSLERMRDKRRKILQDPERYRQELIDRRLPEDFDELPEDEQAKIISNAEETVLAVDPIALKDEIQRLEKLVELARALEKREIESKLNKLRQVLNEQQIFSDKRMKLLVFTEHKDTLDYLAGDGYDGRPLGKLREWGLSVTQIHGGMQIGDRDTPGTRIYAEREFREDCQVLVATEAAGEGINLQFCWLMINYDIPWNPVRLEQRMGRIHRYGQQKDCLIFNFAAVNTREGRVLEKLLMRLAEIKDELGTDKVFDVVGEMLPSNLLEKLFREMYAKRLSESTIADRIVKDIDAERFKRITGSTLEGLAKKELNLSALVGKSVEAKERRLVPEVVEDFFTVAAPVAGIHPTPVRGNDHIYRVGKVPKTLSGIAEQLEPRFGKLGREYQRVAFDKRLLGDDATLEWVTPGHPLFEVVRSDVFERVRDDLHRGAVLWDLHAKAPYRVHVYGASIKDGRGSTLHKKLFVVRTDPDGSLTLRQPTLFLDLIPSAKGTQAPPLSGLPDRAAVESYLVQQALNPFLKEVGDQRTKENTVVRQHIEISLQELINRQQLTLAELLNRRVAGENIPGLEGNIAQAEAHLDDLNGRLERRRNELEMERHCSIGDVQLMGSSWVVPHPERNAPGIAPMVSDPEIEKIAVRVAMEHERAQGWVVESVENENRGYDLLSKRPHPSEPGVFVQARFIEVKGRAGMGEVALTANEYRTAQRLGDDYSLYVVFDCASKPVLNAIKNPAKLGWKPVVRVEHYHVSAEAILEAARG, encoded by the coding sequence ATGAACTTGAGCGAGCTCAAGCCGGGAATTGTGGTCCGCGGCCCGATGCTCCCGGAGCCGGTCGAGGTGCTGGTCGTCACCCCGCTCGGCGAGGTGGTGAAGCTGACGGGAGCGGGGCAGCGGACCGGCCAGGTGCACCAGCGCGTGCTCCACCCCGACCAGCTCGCGCTGCTCGAAGCGTCTCCGGAGGCGGAGCCCTTCGACGGCAACCCCCTGCACTTCAAGCTCGGCGTCGAGGCCGCGCGCCTTGGGCTCGCGTACGAGTACGACCCTTACTTCTCCCTCTCAATCGCTCGCGTCGATCCGCTCCCGCACCAGCTCGAGGCGGTCTACGACTACTTCCTGAAGCTCCCACGGATCCGGTTCCTCCTCGCCGACGACCCCGGGGCCGGCAAGACGATCATGGCCGGCCTGCTCCTGAAGGAGCTGAAGATCCGTGGCCTCGTGACGCGAACGCTCATCGTCGCGCCGGCGAACCTCACGTTTCAGTGGCAGCGCGAGCTCAAGGACAAGTTTCGCGAGCAGTTCGACGTGATGCGCGGCGAGGTGCTGCGCACGCAGTACGGCCAGAACCCGTGGCAGGAGCGCAACCAGGTCGTCACGTCTGTCTCGTGGATCTCCCGCGTCGAGGACGCGAAGGAGAGCCTCCTTCGCTCGTCGTGGGACCTCGTCATCGTCGACGAGGCGCACAAGATGAGCGCCTACAGCTCCGACAAGAAGACGCTCGCGTTTCAGATCGGCGAGGCCCTGTCGCAGCGGACCGATCACTTCCTCCTGATGACCGCCACGCCGCACAAGGGCGACCCGGAGAACTTCCGCCTGTTCCTGAGCCTTCTCGACCGCGATGTGTACGGCGATGTGAAGAGCCTCGAGGAAGCGATGCGGCGCCATGCGGCGCCGTTCTACCTGCGACGGCTCAAGGAGGCGCTGGTCTCGTTCCCTGATCCCGAAACCGGTGAGGTGAAGAAGCTCTTCCCGAACCGCGACGTCCGCACGACGAAGTTCGAGCTCGACGGCGACGAGTTCGACTTCTACGACGCGCTCACGCGGTACGTGGAGGACCAGTCCATCAAGGCGTCCGCCGCAGAGAACGTGCAGGCGAACATCCTGTCGTTCCAGATGGCGATGCTCCAGCGGCGCTTCGCGTCCAGCATCTACGCGGTCCGGCGCAGCCTGGAGCGGATGCGCGACAAGCGCCGCAAGATCCTTCAGGACCCGGAGCGCTACCGGCAAGAGCTCATCGACCGGCGCTTGCCGGAAGACTTCGACGAGCTGCCCGAAGACGAGCAGGCGAAGATCATCTCAAACGCCGAGGAGACCGTTCTCGCGGTCGACCCCATCGCCCTGAAGGACGAGATCCAGCGGCTCGAGAAGCTCGTCGAGCTCGCGCGAGCGCTCGAGAAGCGGGAGATCGAGTCCAAGCTCAACAAGCTCCGCCAAGTCTTGAACGAGCAGCAGATCTTCAGCGACAAGCGCATGAAGCTGCTCGTCTTCACCGAGCACAAGGACACGCTCGACTACCTCGCAGGCGACGGTTACGACGGGCGTCCCCTCGGGAAGCTCCGCGAGTGGGGCCTCTCCGTCACGCAGATCCACGGTGGTATGCAGATCGGCGATCGCGACACCCCCGGGACGCGCATCTACGCCGAGCGCGAGTTCCGCGAGGACTGTCAGGTGCTCGTGGCGACAGAGGCGGCCGGGGAGGGCATCAACCTCCAGTTCTGCTGGCTGATGATCAACTACGACATCCCGTGGAACCCGGTGCGCCTCGAGCAGCGCATGGGCCGGATTCACCGGTACGGCCAGCAGAAGGACTGCCTCATCTTCAACTTCGCGGCCGTGAACACACGCGAGGGGCGTGTCCTCGAGAAGCTCCTGATGCGGCTCGCCGAGATCAAGGACGAGCTCGGCACGGACAAGGTTTTCGACGTCGTCGGCGAGATGCTGCCGTCGAACCTCCTCGAGAAGCTCTTCCGGGAGATGTACGCGAAGCGGCTCAGCGAGAGCACGATCGCCGATCGCATCGTCAAGGACATCGACGCAGAACGCTTCAAGCGCATCACCGGATCGACGCTCGAGGGTCTCGCGAAGAAGGAGCTGAACCTCTCGGCGCTGGTCGGCAAGTCGGTCGAGGCGAAGGAGCGGCGCCTCGTCCCCGAGGTCGTCGAGGACTTCTTCACGGTCGCGGCGCCGGTCGCGGGAATCCATCCGACGCCGGTCAGGGGCAACGACCACATCTACCGGGTCGGGAAGGTTCCGAAGACGTTGAGCGGCATCGCGGAGCAGCTCGAGCCGAGGTTCGGCAAGCTGGGCCGGGAGTACCAGCGGGTCGCGTTCGACAAGCGTCTGCTCGGCGACGATGCCACCCTGGAGTGGGTCACGCCTGGACATCCGCTGTTCGAGGTCGTTCGCTCCGACGTATTCGAGCGCGTCCGCGACGACCTGCACCGCGGCGCGGTGCTCTGGGACCTCCACGCGAAGGCGCCGTACCGCGTCCACGTCTATGGCGCGTCGATCAAGGACGGCCGCGGGAGCACTCTTCACAAGAAGCTCTTCGTGGTGCGGACCGATCCGGACGGCTCGCTGACGCTCCGGCAGCCCACGCTGTTCCTGGATCTGATTCCATCGGCGAAGGGTACGCAGGCACCTCCTTTGTCAGGGCTGCCGGACCGCGCCGCGGTCGAGTCGTACCTCGTCCAGCAGGCCCTGAATCCATTCCTCAAGGAGGTCGGGGACCAGCGGACGAAGGAGAACACCGTCGTTCGCCAGCACATCGAGATCTCGCTCCAGGAGCTCATCAACAGGCAGCAGCTGACGCTCGCCGAGCTCCTGAACCGGCGCGTGGCGGGAGAGAACATCCCGGGGCTCGAGGGGAACATCGCGCAGGCCGAAGCTCACCTCGACGATCTGAATGGCCGGTTGGAACGGCGCCGCAACGAGCTCGAGATGGAGCGACACTGCTCGATCGGCGACGTCCAGCTCATGGGCAGCTCTTGGGTCGTGCCTCATCCAGAGCGAAATGCGCCTGGGATCGCGCCGATGGTGAGCGATCCGGAGATCGAGAAGATCGCGGTACGCGTCGCCATGGAGCACGAACGTGCGCAGGGGTGGGTTGTCGAGAGCGTCGAGAACGAAAACCGCGGATATGATCTGCTCTCAAAGCGTCCGCATCCGTCCGAGCCTGGCGTCTTCGTCCAGGCGCGGTTCATCGAGGTGAAGGGCAGAGCGGGAATGGGCGAAGTTGCGCTGACCGCGAACGAATACCGGACCGCGCAGCGGCTCGGTGACGATTACTCGCTGTATGTAGTGTTCGATTGTGCGAGCAAGCCTGTGCTGAACGCGATCAAAAATCCGGCTAAGCTCGGATGGAAGCCAGTCGTGCGGGTCGAGCACTACCACGTGTCGGCTGAGGCCATTCTGGAGGCGGCGCGTGGTTAA
- a CDS encoding DUF6361 family protein, which produces MTDSNPVAWLDFRRGDLSRARDFIRSLQGEGVLDELGYLALQGQFADLYYPATSTLMRAARYFYFVAGAYRQLERERVTSSQVALALRRRLDALREILSHNESIGIFGRDAKMQIKQLPSAVYWNGLRLLGMFTSPLSEAGYQARFDELRAQRAGFKDDDKSEQSAHVVGFWDPKLPSARFIGEDGKFRSNTNFALARSEAKDLAERFRNRFPESLFVHLLNEERPDVPFPWAAPRVTEKVRLHVEHAEGLSLLARGTTLQYYALVMEAQSAAKLPVGELDVETAFRNWWSEARPKLRAWDPHALASLPAITDALRPGSRGDVAFFRAWLDRLSACPSATAFFGDADARRLVRQRELDVKPTKARLKHRKHLAQWRTPTLGAGVHALDYRHSIGTNILREVLVGLGSAE; this is translated from the coding sequence ATGACCGATTCGAATCCCGTCGCATGGCTCGACTTCCGGCGTGGGGACCTGAGCCGAGCCCGGGATTTCATCCGGAGCCTTCAGGGAGAAGGCGTCCTCGACGAGCTGGGCTACCTCGCACTGCAGGGCCAGTTCGCGGACCTGTATTACCCCGCGACCTCAACGCTGATGAGGGCAGCACGGTACTTCTACTTCGTTGCCGGAGCTTACCGGCAGCTCGAGCGCGAGCGGGTCACGAGCAGCCAGGTTGCGCTCGCGCTGCGGCGACGGCTCGACGCGCTCCGCGAGATCCTTTCGCACAACGAGAGCATCGGCATCTTCGGGCGAGATGCGAAGATGCAGATCAAGCAACTCCCTTCCGCAGTGTACTGGAACGGACTCCGACTCCTGGGAATGTTTACGTCGCCACTCTCCGAGGCAGGGTACCAGGCTCGCTTCGACGAGTTGCGTGCACAACGCGCCGGCTTCAAGGATGACGACAAGTCGGAACAGAGCGCGCACGTGGTGGGGTTCTGGGATCCGAAGCTCCCAAGTGCACGTTTCATCGGGGAGGACGGCAAGTTTCGGTCCAACACGAACTTTGCCCTGGCGCGGAGCGAAGCAAAGGATCTCGCCGAGCGCTTCCGGAATCGTTTCCCCGAGTCCCTGTTCGTGCACCTGCTGAACGAGGAGCGCCCGGACGTGCCGTTTCCCTGGGCCGCTCCGCGCGTAACCGAAAAGGTCCGTCTCCACGTGGAGCACGCGGAAGGCCTAAGTCTTCTCGCCCGAGGAACTACGCTCCAGTACTACGCGCTCGTTATGGAAGCGCAGTCTGCTGCGAAGCTCCCGGTCGGCGAGCTCGACGTGGAGACCGCGTTCCGCAACTGGTGGAGCGAGGCGCGCCCCAAGCTGCGCGCCTGGGACCCCCACGCGCTCGCGTCGTTACCGGCCATCACCGACGCACTGCGGCCCGGAAGCCGAGGCGACGTCGCGTTCTTCCGCGCCTGGCTCGATCGGCTCTCGGCCTGCCCATCTGCGACGGCGTTCTTCGGCGACGCGGACGCGCGACGGCTGGTGCGCCAGCGGGAGCTCGATGTCAAGCCGACCAAAGCCCGCCTCAAGCACAGGAAGCACCTCGCGCAGTGGCGTACGCCAACGTTGGGGGCCGGCGTTCACGCGCTCGACTATCGACACTCGATAGGAACGAACATCCTGCGAGAGGTCCTCGTGGGTCTGGGGAGCGCAGAGTGA
- a CDS encoding phospholipase D family protein has translation MALTDALRPPAGYVLDAGVGTTFSLDFEAFTAVVLAFVGADVEDVRPDPATVLTAVARLRRRLRVFLNAGGFLEPKAPNRLFALYDRIVQAIPLEGAAFHPKVWMLKFVPQERPELRRATPLYRVLCASRNVTASSCWELGARFDGQRGKGSELGSDLGAFCRVLVRTGGAPPAVWKLASELPEVEFQVGRETAESLRFWWQWPGDKQLARRVPSRADRALVISPFIRGAFLSTLARRVDALTVVSTQDELDALPDEAHRILERSAVYVVTGSGTDDVPDLDLHAKLLAWEDDQSGTRETLVGSANATSPAWGLGAHMNCEAMIALRPGLRIHDIMKAFVSPEKGVLHGWIERYERQTTDLDETEQVRKRLESLQRRLATVALEGDHDAAGQRLTLRGVGDRPAALENDTDGVEVHVVPLLRSGDAGAWAPLEETFAERGLLFESVAREDLCAFALIRLRDTAHDLSRCFGIQFDLPLAGAEAQARDEALSARLLENADPHTLLLNVLQGLPAGSATHEREGALAGARAHSLLQLATVERVLEACTADPSRIEEVDAVLAGYRESERMKSFTAFWKAFKAALKEEDLG, from the coding sequence GTGGCGCTCACGGACGCACTGCGGCCGCCTGCCGGCTATGTGCTCGACGCAGGCGTCGGAACGACCTTTAGCCTGGACTTCGAGGCCTTCACGGCCGTCGTGCTCGCGTTCGTGGGCGCGGACGTGGAGGACGTGCGTCCAGATCCTGCGACGGTATTGACAGCGGTGGCGCGCCTTCGACGTCGGCTCCGCGTCTTCCTGAACGCTGGCGGCTTCCTCGAGCCGAAGGCTCCGAACCGCCTCTTTGCGCTGTACGACCGAATCGTCCAGGCCATCCCGCTGGAGGGGGCCGCGTTTCATCCGAAGGTCTGGATGCTCAAGTTCGTACCGCAGGAGCGGCCCGAACTGCGAAGGGCCACGCCCCTGTACCGCGTCCTCTGCGCGAGCCGGAACGTGACGGCCTCGAGCTGCTGGGAGCTTGGCGCGCGGTTCGATGGGCAACGCGGCAAGGGGTCCGAGCTCGGTAGTGACCTAGGCGCGTTCTGCCGCGTATTGGTCCGGACCGGCGGTGCACCCCCCGCCGTCTGGAAGCTCGCGTCGGAGCTACCGGAGGTCGAGTTTCAGGTCGGCCGAGAGACCGCCGAATCGCTTCGGTTTTGGTGGCAATGGCCGGGCGACAAGCAGCTCGCCCGCCGGGTTCCCTCCCGCGCCGATAGGGCCCTCGTGATCTCCCCATTCATCCGTGGCGCGTTCCTGAGCACACTCGCACGGCGGGTGGATGCGCTCACGGTTGTCAGCACGCAGGATGAGCTCGATGCGCTTCCGGACGAGGCGCACAGGATCCTAGAGCGGTCTGCCGTGTACGTCGTGACGGGATCGGGCACCGACGACGTCCCAGACCTTGATCTCCATGCCAAGCTCCTCGCCTGGGAAGACGATCAGAGCGGCACTCGCGAGACGTTGGTCGGCTCGGCGAATGCCACGAGTCCCGCGTGGGGCCTCGGCGCGCACATGAACTGCGAGGCCATGATCGCATTGCGCCCGGGCTTGCGGATCCACGACATCATGAAGGCCTTCGTCTCGCCGGAGAAAGGTGTCTTGCACGGGTGGATCGAACGCTACGAACGCCAGACGACGGATCTCGACGAGACGGAGCAAGTGCGGAAGCGGCTCGAAAGCCTACAGCGAAGGCTCGCGACCGTCGCCCTTGAGGGAGACCACGACGCGGCAGGCCAGCGGCTCACGCTGCGCGGCGTGGGCGACCGACCCGCGGCACTCGAGAACGACACTGACGGCGTCGAGGTGCACGTCGTGCCGCTGCTCCGTTCCGGCGACGCGGGCGCGTGGGCACCTCTCGAGGAGACGTTCGCCGAACGCGGTCTCCTCTTCGAATCGGTTGCGCGAGAGGACTTGTGCGCATTCGCGCTCATCCGCCTGCGAGACACGGCACATGACCTCTCCCGATGCTTCGGAATCCAGTTCGACCTACCGCTCGCGGGTGCCGAAGCGCAGGCGCGCGACGAGGCGCTCAGCGCCCGGCTTCTGGAGAACGCCGATCCGCACACACTCCTTCTGAACGTGCTCCAGGGGCTTCCCGCGGGCTCGGCGACGCACGAGCGCGAGGGAGCGCTCGCGGGCGCCCGGGCGCATTCGCTCCTCCAGCTCGCGACCGTAGAACGGGTGCTCGAGGCCTGCACCGCGGATCCGAGCCGGATCGAGGAGGTCGACGCAGTGCTCGCGGGCTACCGCGAGTCCGAACGCATGAAGTCGTTCACGGCCTTCTGGAAAGCGTTTAAGGCAGCGCTGAAGGAGGAAGACCTTGGCTGA
- a CDS encoding helicase-related protein, with protein sequence MAELEHAEFQRAAVQLIAERLLDPKGPRRFLLADEVGLGKTIVASGVVHELLRRRPRSELDVVYLCSNAEIAEQNRVRLDPNAGRAIRRVTELAYRAATAPGERDETAARKRLRLYSFTPGTSLSGGTGLAWERRLLLYLVFRVLRQDVRSPVWREFFRCGAGVENWMRDTRFRALSVEFKRKVSRDVQRLVGEEWRKPITVDGGELVPARALAEEVARYRDEPKARRRRNQLVAALRIGVQRVALDDLRPELVILDEVQRFRSVIDDAANLNSIAARLFQNGAAVLILSATPYKMLSLEHEGADHYREFLDTVSFLYGTRGPAEVRELEADLEQFRKRLESGAFVQGHDPELLRLRIAIERRLRKVISRTERNWYIEELHKGVEEVRPDGAAFAVPTAEELTDFVRLRRYLLDKVQTTQHITEYWKSCPAPFTFMDAQYVAMKGARGCAKPVPERLVAPERELPRLSERSLRFRLLFETIFGEPKSRWKYLWTRPTYTYYRDAFFGDADPRKVLAFSGWRFVPKAIALLASNEAEQRIRQHSRCWTDVDPGALRFTEKGSFFVFDVCFPSPVLAQLVDPAALAKEGLTAAQVVRRAEAALEQTLRQAGGQVAETSGSAPWQVVARLERAHGRATFDALRASVGRRSGDITERFGEHVDGFTSWAEGDEPLRVSRDRLRHLAEIAAFSPAVSLLRAIWSVRPEERGTVAAAVVDLCFGALRSYFNKRPVRAIIEDASRGRTYARAVVHYCGLAHFQAVVDEYLYLAKNVLQRATTEDLASHVGRVLGIGTGSPTINVTRRVHGALRFHDKPHVLRSHFALAFGDDVHGEAGSTDDQTTESRKTAIREAFNSPFWPFVLATTSAGQEGLDFHLFCRDIVHWNLPSNPVDLEQREGRINRRDGLALRRSIAQDWPLDRVAALAPDAGENLWGRVFRSIAQQPGPQRFKHGLFPHWVYDAADGRSKRIRRHLFFYDNSNDAARYAELKERLALYRLVFGQPRQQDLLDRIQQQIAADADLDRIHRELTRYMINLSPMREKAAHERARQEALALLGRPASLEELVAHVERLETERGAELEDVRIHIASLKNVVRSYLAGIQQSRHSVESAVYALSYLRDPYDVIFDAHMGLGLEDDCKLLLAVAQRIFGRTHPGERQA encoded by the coding sequence TTGGCTGAGCTCGAGCACGCCGAGTTCCAGCGGGCAGCTGTTCAGCTCATCGCCGAGCGCCTCCTCGATCCGAAAGGACCGAGGCGCTTTCTACTCGCCGACGAGGTAGGGCTCGGCAAGACCATCGTGGCAAGCGGTGTCGTTCACGAGTTGCTGCGGCGTCGTCCTCGGAGCGAACTCGATGTCGTGTACTTGTGCTCGAACGCGGAGATCGCTGAGCAGAATCGCGTGCGGCTCGACCCGAACGCAGGGCGCGCGATCCGGCGGGTTACAGAGCTCGCGTACCGGGCAGCGACCGCTCCCGGCGAGCGGGACGAGACGGCCGCGCGCAAACGGCTGCGACTGTACTCCTTCACTCCCGGGACTTCCCTCAGTGGCGGAACAGGCCTCGCATGGGAGCGCCGGCTTCTCCTCTACCTCGTTTTCCGGGTGCTCCGTCAGGACGTTCGCTCGCCGGTATGGCGGGAATTCTTCCGCTGCGGCGCCGGCGTGGAGAACTGGATGCGCGACACGCGCTTCCGAGCTCTGTCGGTGGAGTTCAAGCGCAAGGTGTCACGAGATGTCCAGCGACTCGTTGGGGAGGAATGGCGGAAGCCCATCACCGTAGACGGAGGGGAGCTCGTCCCGGCTCGCGCTCTCGCGGAAGAGGTGGCTCGCTACCGTGACGAACCGAAGGCGCGTCGGCGGCGCAACCAGCTCGTGGCAGCGCTACGGATCGGAGTGCAACGCGTTGCGCTCGATGACCTCCGGCCCGAGCTCGTCATCCTTGATGAGGTCCAGCGCTTTCGCTCAGTGATCGACGACGCGGCCAACCTCAATTCGATCGCGGCTCGGCTGTTCCAGAACGGGGCCGCCGTCCTCATCCTGTCCGCAACTCCATACAAGATGCTTTCGCTCGAGCACGAGGGCGCCGACCATTACCGGGAATTCCTCGACACGGTTTCCTTTCTGTACGGGACCCGCGGCCCCGCGGAGGTTCGCGAGCTCGAGGCTGACCTGGAACAGTTCCGGAAAAGACTCGAGAGCGGAGCCTTCGTTCAGGGGCACGACCCCGAGCTGCTCCGGCTCAGGATCGCAATCGAGCGGCGCCTCCGGAAAGTAATCTCGCGAACCGAGCGCAACTGGTACATTGAGGAGTTGCACAAGGGAGTCGAGGAGGTCAGGCCCGATGGGGCCGCGTTCGCGGTCCCCACAGCCGAGGAGCTCACGGATTTCGTTCGACTCCGGCGCTACCTACTCGACAAGGTCCAGACGACTCAGCACATCACCGAGTACTGGAAGTCCTGCCCGGCCCCGTTCACGTTCATGGACGCGCAGTACGTGGCCATGAAGGGGGCGCGAGGTTGCGCGAAGCCGGTCCCCGAGCGGCTGGTGGCCCCGGAACGCGAGCTCCCGCGCCTTTCCGAGCGGAGCCTCCGGTTTCGCCTCTTGTTCGAAACGATCTTCGGAGAGCCGAAGTCGCGTTGGAAGTACCTGTGGACGCGCCCGACATACACGTACTATCGGGATGCCTTTTTCGGCGATGCCGACCCGCGCAAGGTGCTCGCCTTTTCGGGTTGGCGGTTTGTTCCCAAGGCGATCGCGCTACTTGCTAGCAATGAGGCCGAGCAACGCATTCGTCAGCACTCGCGGTGTTGGACCGACGTGGATCCGGGTGCGCTGCGGTTCACGGAGAAGGGGTCCTTCTTCGTCTTCGACGTGTGCTTCCCTTCCCCGGTGCTGGCGCAGCTCGTCGATCCGGCCGCCCTTGCGAAGGAGGGACTGACGGCAGCGCAGGTGGTTCGGCGCGCCGAAGCGGCGCTCGAGCAGACACTCCGCCAGGCTGGGGGGCAGGTCGCAGAGACGAGCGGCTCAGCGCCGTGGCAGGTGGTGGCCCGGCTCGAGCGCGCGCACGGAAGAGCCACCTTTGATGCGCTTCGGGCGTCCGTTGGCAGGCGCTCGGGCGACATCACCGAGCGGTTCGGTGAGCACGTCGATGGGTTCACATCGTGGGCCGAAGGGGACGAGCCGTTGCGGGTCTCCCGCGACCGCCTCCGCCACCTCGCGGAGATCGCCGCCTTCTCGCCGGCGGTTTCGCTGCTGCGCGCGATCTGGTCCGTGCGCCCAGAAGAGCGGGGAACGGTGGCAGCGGCGGTCGTGGACCTGTGCTTCGGCGCGCTCCGCAGCTACTTCAACAAGCGGCCCGTCCGCGCAATTATCGAGGACGCCAGCCGCGGAAGGACGTACGCGCGCGCCGTCGTCCACTACTGCGGGTTGGCACACTTTCAGGCTGTCGTCGACGAGTACCTGTACCTCGCCAAGAATGTCCTCCAGCGAGCCACCACGGAGGACCTCGCGAGCCACGTCGGGCGCGTGCTCGGAATCGGAACCGGGTCTCCGACCATCAACGTCACGCGGCGCGTCCACGGCGCGCTCCGGTTCCACGACAAGCCGCACGTGCTCAGGTCGCATTTCGCCCTAGCATTCGGCGATGACGTGCACGGCGAGGCGGGATCAACCGACGACCAGACCACCGAGAGCCGCAAGACGGCCATCCGCGAAGCCTTCAACTCGCCATTTTGGCCGTTCGTCCTGGCCACCACCTCGGCAGGTCAGGAAGGGCTCGACTTCCACCTCTTCTGCCGGGACATCGTCCACTGGAATCTCCCGTCCAACCCGGTCGACCTCGAGCAGCGGGAGGGGCGCATTAACCGGCGCGACGGGCTCGCTCTGCGCCGGTCGATTGCGCAGGACTGGCCGCTGGACCGTGTTGCGGCGCTCGCGCCGGATGCGGGGGAGAACCTGTGGGGCCGTGTTTTCCGCTCTATTGCCCAGCAGCCGGGCCCCCAGCGCTTCAAGCACGGGCTGTTTCCGCATTGGGTGTACGACGCGGCGGACGGGCGTTCCAAGCGGATCCGGCGGCATCTGTTCTTCTACGACAACAGCAACGACGCCGCCCGATACGCGGAGCTTAAGGAGCGGCTTGCGCTGTACCGCCTCGTATTCGGGCAGCCGCGCCAGCAGGATCTTCTCGATCGAATCCAGCAGCAGATCGCGGCCGATGCAGACCTCGATCGGATTCACCGTGAGCTGACGCGGTACATGATCAATCTCTCGCCGATGCGGGAAAAGGCGGCGCACGAACGGGCGCGACAGGAGGCGCTCGCGCTCCTTGGGCGGCCCGCGTCACTCGAGGAGCTCGTTGCGCATGTCGAGCGTCTCGAGACAGAGCGCGGAGCCGAGCTGGAGGACGTCCGTATCCACATCGCGAGCCTAAAGAACGTGGTCCGGAGCTATCTCGCTGGAATCCAGCAGTCACGGCACTCAGTCGAATCCGCCGTGTACGCGCTGAGCTACCTGCGCGATCCGTACGATGTCATCTTCGACGCGCACATGGGGCTTGGCCTCGAGGACGACTGCAAGTTGCTGCTCGCGGTAGCGCAGCGAATCTTCGGGAGAACGCATCCGGGCGAGAGACAGGCATGA